The following proteins are co-located in the Candidatus Obscuribacterales bacterium genome:
- a CDS encoding ABC transporter permease, translating to MVACWAQTHERVVGAGQLMTMPLFFASNAIYPISIMPPWLQMLSRINPLTYMVDALRSLMLVSQVAEYGLWLDFAVLIGLTAILTAACGRLYPRLVQ from the coding sequence ATGGTGGCCTGCTGGGCCCAAACCCACGAACGGGTGGTGGGAGCTGGGCAATTGATGACCATGCCGCTGTTTTTTGCCAGCAATGCCATTTATCCGATCTCGATTATGCCGCCGTGGCTACAGATGCTGTCGCGGATTAACCCGCTGACTTATATGGTCGATGCCCTGCGCAGTTTGATGCTGGTGTCCCAGGTGGCGGAGTATGGGCTATGGCTCGATTTTGCAGTGTTGATCGGACTCACCGCCATCCTCACAGCGGCCTGCGGTCGGCTCTATCCTCGCTTGGTGCAGTAG